The Asticcacaulis sp. EMRT-3 region CGAAGCCTGTGGCGTGCGGCGCGAAAACACTTCGTAATGCACCGGGCGGTCGCTCATCTTGTCCCCGAAGAGGCGGAAAGCCCCTTGATTATGCGTCAGAAGTTACACACATCTTATTAAATTATCCTTGAAAGCCGCGAATTCGCCGCGTTGACGCCTTTAAAAGAACCAGCTTAGGGTAAAATGGGGTAGGCAGATGAAAAGCGCGCGGTTTCAGATCGCAATACAGGAGGCCCTATGGCCCGAATAACTCTTGTCGATGACGACGAAAACATCGTGACGAGCGTATCGCTGGCTCTGGAAAGCGGCGGCCATACGATCCAGGCCTATTATGACGGTGCCGCCGGTCTGGCCGCGCTTGAAAAAGACCCGCCTGACCTGGCCATTCTCGATGTGAAAATGCCGCGCATGGACGGTATGGAAGTGCTGCGCCGACTGCGCGCCACCTCCAGCCTGCCGGTCATCATCCTGACCTCGAAGGACGACGAGATCGACGAGGTGCTGGGCTTCAATCTCGGTGCCGATGATTACGTCCACAAGCCGTTTTCACAGCGCCTGTTGCTGGAGCGCGTCAAGGCGGTTTTGCGCCGCGCCGGTATCGTCGATCAGGGCGAGGCCCCCGAAGTGACCGAGGCGCTCAACGCCAAGTCACTGAAGCGCGGCAAGCTGGTGATGGACGCCGCCCGCCACGAATGCACTTGGGACGGCAAGCCTGTGCGCCTGACCGTCACCGAATTTTTGCTGCTGCACGCCCTGGCCCAGCGCCCCGGCTTCGTCAAGAGCCGCGACAACCTGATGGACGCCGCCTATGATGATCAGGTCTATGTCGATGACCGTACCATCGACAGCCACGTCAAGCGGATGCGCAAGAAGTTCCGCGTGGTCGATAATGAGTTCGATTCGATCGAAACCCTTTACGGCGTTGGCTATCGCTACCGCGAAGTCTGAGACGACAGGCGTTTTGAGGGGACGTAGCTGACATGGCCGACGCCTCAGGCGCGCGCGATACAGACAAGGCGGGCCTTGTACATGTCGGACGGCATTTCAGCCGCCTGACCTTCGGACGTTCGCGCCTTGGCCGCCTGATTTTCGGCCTCAACCTGCTCG contains the following coding sequences:
- a CDS encoding response regulator transcription factor; this encodes MARITLVDDDENIVTSVSLALESGGHTIQAYYDGAAGLAALEKDPPDLAILDVKMPRMDGMEVLRRLRATSSLPVIILTSKDDEIDEVLGFNLGADDYVHKPFSQRLLLERVKAVLRRAGIVDQGEAPEVTEALNAKSLKRGKLVMDAARHECTWDGKPVRLTVTEFLLLHALAQRPGFVKSRDNLMDAAYDDQVYVDDRTIDSHVKRMRKKFRVVDNEFDSIETLYGVGYRYREV